The following are encoded together in the Onychostoma macrolepis isolate SWU-2019 chromosome 03, ASM1243209v1, whole genome shotgun sequence genome:
- the yipf2 gene encoding protein YIPF2: MASPDDLKFQEFEEATDLLSSNPGASTLSVSSPGAAASSGDVRVDLSDEEDNQEESSELLGGEKQTGGFWTFEYYQSFFNVDTMQVLDRIKGSVMPLPGRNFVKHHIRNNPDLYGPFWICVTLVFSVAISGDLFTFLNEMGDPGFHYRPQFNKVSIAAVTVFLYAWLVPLGVWGFLTWRQSVERHISGYTFLETVCVYGYSLFIYIPASILWTIPINWLEWLLIIIALVISGSVLVMTFWPAVRDDTRLTAFATMAVIVSLHALLAVGFKLYFFKTPTYTGSSHSGQQTSPATNHTTLAAEKVST; the protein is encoded by the exons ATGGCTAGTCCAGATGATTTAAAGTTTCAGG AGTTTGAGGAAGCCACAGATCTCCTGTCTTCAAATCCTGGAGCCTCGACCCTCAGCGTCTCCAGCCCCGGCGCAGCAGCCTCCTCTGGAGATGTCAGAGTTGACCTGTCAGACGAGGAAGACAATCAGGAAGAGAGTTCAGAG TTGCTTGGAGGTGAAAAACAAACTGGTGGTTTTTGGACGTTTGAGTACTATCAGTCATTCTTCAATGTAGATACAATGCAG GTGCTGGATAGGATAAAGGGCTCGGTCATGCCTTTGCCAGGACGGAATTTCGTCAAACACCACATTCGAAATAACCCCGATCTCTATG GTCCTTTCTGGATCTGTGTGACTCTAGTGTTCTCAGTGGCCATCAGTGGAGACCTCTTcacatttctgaatgaaatggGAGACCCGGGGTTTCACTACAGACCTCAATTCAACAAAG TCTCGATTGCAGCCGTCACTGTGTTCCTCTATGCATGGCTGGTGCCTCTAGGAGTTTGGGGCTTCCTAACGTGGCGTCAAAGTGTTGAGAGACACATCAGCGGTTACACGTTTTtagagactgtgtgtgtctaTGGTTATTCTCTGTTCATTTATATCCCTGCCTCG ATATTATGGACCATTCCCATCAACTGGCTCGAGTGGCTATTGATTATCATTGCCTTGGTGATCTCGGGCTCAGTGTTGGTAATGACATTCTGGCCGGCTGTGCGCGATGACACAAGACTAACAGCATTCGCTACTATGGCAGTAATAGTGTCACTTCATGCCCTTCTGGCTGTTGGCTTTAAG CTCTACTTCTTCAAAACACCAACATACACAGGATCATCGCACTCCGGACAACAGACTAGCCCAGCCACAAATCACACAACACTTGCTGCGGAGAAAGTCTCAACCTGA
- the carm1 gene encoding LOW QUALITY PROTEIN: histone-arginine methyltransferase CARM1 (The sequence of the model RefSeq protein was modified relative to this genomic sequence to represent the inferred CDS: inserted 1 base in 1 codon): protein MAVSVFSGVRLLSIGDANGDIQRHSEQQPLRLEIKINQDVALISLSNNEETCVFKCSVSRETECSRVGKQSFIITLGCNSVLXQFASPADFSSFYNLLKNCRGHGGEHSVFSERTEESSAVQYFQFYGYLSQQQNMMQDYVRTGTYQRAILQNHTDFKDKVVLDVGCGSGILSFFAAQAGARKVYAVEASTMAQHAEVLVNSNRLSERVVVIPGKVEEVSLPEQVDIIISEPMGYMLFNERMLESYLHAKKFLKPNGKMFPTIGDVHLAPFTDEQLYMEQFTKANFWYQPSFHGVDLSALRGAAVDEYFRQPIVDTFDIRILMAKSVKYTVNFLDAKEEDLYKIEIPFKFHMMHSGLVHGLAFWFDVAFIGSVMTVWLSTAPTEPLTHWYQVRCLLQSPLFAKAGDTMSGTAHLIANKRQSYDISIVAQVDQTGSKSSNLLDLKNPFFRYTGSTPTPPPGSHYSSPSENMWNTGGTYSMSQGMAVSGMPTAYDLSTVIGGSGTTVSHNNLIPIVNTGIVNHTHSRMGSIMSTGIVQGATTAQQGPSSSSPYYPVTNQFTMGGPAISMASPMAIPSNTMHYGS from the exons ATGGCGGTGTCGGTGTTCTCAGGCGTGCGCCTCCTCTCCATCGGAGACGCCAACGGAGACATACAGCGACATTCAGAGCAGCAGCCTCTGCGGCTAGAAATCAAAATCAACCAGGACGTGGCTCTCATAAGCCTCTCGAACA ATGAGGAGACGTGTGTCTTTAAGTGCTCAGTATCACGAGAGACAGAATGCAGTCGTGTTGGGAAGCAGTCCTTCATCATTACTCTGGGCTGTAACAGTGTCC TGCAGTTTGCATCTCCAGCAG ATTTCTCGTCGTTCTATAACCTCCTGAAGAATTGCCGTGGACATGGGGGTGAACACTCAGTCTTCAGTGAGAGGACGGAGGAGTCCTCAGCTGTACAGTATTTCCAG ttttatgGCTACCTCTCTCAGCAACAAAACATGATGCAGGATTACGTGCGAACTGGAACATATCAACGGGCCATCCTCCAGAATCATACTGACTTCAAGGATAAA GTGGTGCTGGATGTAGGCTGTGGCTCTGGGATTCTGTCATTTTTCGCAGCTCAGGCTGGTGCTCGTAAAGTTTATGCTGTGGAGGCCAGTACCATGGCTCAACATGCAGAG GTTCTTGTGAACAGTAACAGGCTGTCAGAGCGTGTTGTGGTGATTCCTGGGAAAGTGGAGGAAGTGTCCCTACCTGAGCAGGTGGACATAATCATCTCTGAACCCATGGGCTACATGCTGTTCAACGAAAGGATGCTGGAGAGCTACCTGCATGCCAAAAAGTTCCTCAAGCCCAACG GCAAAATGTTTCCCACAATCGGAGATGTGCACCTCGCCCCTTTCACAGATGAGCAGCTTTACATGGAGCAGTTTACAAAGGCCAATTTCTG GTACCAGCCGTCTTTCCATGGGGTGGATCTGTCTGCGCTGAGAGGAGCTGCAGTAGACGAATACTTCAGACAGCCGATTGTG GACACGTTTGATATCAGGATTCTGATGGCCAAATCAGTGAAATATACAGTGAACTTTTTAGATGCTAAAGAAGAGGATCTTTACAA GATAGAAATCCCCTTCAAATTCCACATGATGCATTCAGGGCTTGTACATGGGCTGGCTTTTTGGTTTGATGTCGCATTCATTGGATCAGT GATGACGGTGTGGCTCTCCACGGCCCCCACAGAACCCCTCACTCACTGGTACCAGGTGCGCTGTCTGCTGCAGTCGCCTCTCTTTGCCAAGGCAGGGGACACGATGTCAGGCACTGCACATTTAATCGCCAACAAGAG ACAAAGCTATGACATTAGTATTGTTGCTCAAGTGGACCAGACAGGCTCCAAGTCCAGTAATCTTCTTGACCTCAAGAACCCCTTCTTCCG GTACACGGGCTCAACACCCACCCCTCCTCCAGGTTCACACTATTCCTCGCCCTCAGAGAACATGTGGAACACTGGGGGAACCTACAGCATGAGCCAAGGCATGGCTGTGTCAG GGATGCCTACAGCCTATGATCTCAGCACTGTCATTGGCGGCAGTGGGACTACAGTGTCCCACAACAATCTCATCCCCATTG TGAACACGGGGATTGTGAATCACACTCACTCCAGAATGGGTTCTATAATGAGCACCGGAATCGTCCAGG GGGCCACAACTGCCCAGCAGGGTCCCAGCAGCAGCAGTCCCTATTACCCCGTCACCAACCAGTTCACCATGGGTGGCCCGGCTATCTCCATGGCGTCTCCTATGGCCATCCCCAGCAACACCATGCACTACGGGAGCTAA
- the si:dkey-204f11.64 gene encoding guanine nucleotide-binding protein G(I)/G(S)/G(O) subunit gamma-10: MSNNSAGGLVSLQKSVKQLRFEAGIRRIKVSQAAADLKTFCLQNAHKDPLLMGVPSSDNPFRPPKSCALF; the protein is encoded by the exons ATGTCGAATAACAGCGCCGGCGGATTGGTGAGTCTGCAGAAAAGCGTCAAGCAGCTGCGATTTGAAGCAGGAATCCGCAGAATTaag GTTTCTCAAGCTGCAGCAGACCTGAAGACATTTTGCTTGCAAAATGCCCACAAGGACCCTCTCCTCATGGGGGTGCCATCAAGCGACAACCCCTTTCGTCCACCTAAATCATGTGCGCTCTTCTGA
- the clpp gene encoding ATP-dependent Clp protease proteolytic subunit, mitochondrial, with protein MLLRRVLQSGVSALKVSRSIHQSAPWRSPLIPIVVEQTGRGERAYDIYSRLLRERIICLMGPIDDSVASLVIAQLLFLQSESNNKPIHMYINSPGGVITAGLAIYDTMQYILNPISTWCVGQAASMGSLLLAAGTAGMRHSLPNARIMVHQPSGGARGQATDIAIQAEEILKLKRQINNIYCKHTGQLLETLENVMERDRYMSPMEAQDFGIIDKVLVHPPQAGQDEPELIQKEPTSPASTSTSPQPQAFEPGQSGSNPPSSYKPEP; from the exons ATGTTGTTACGT AGGGTCTTACAAAGTGGTGTTTCTGCACTCAAAGTCAGTCGGTCCATTCATCAGAGTGCGCCATGGAGAAGTCCACTCATACCAATAGTTGTGGAGCAGACG GGCCGAGGAGAGCGTGCATATGACATCTACTCCAGGCTGCTTCGAGAGAGAATCATTTGTCTTATGGGTCCA ATCGATGACTCTGTAGCTTCTCTGGTTATCGCTCAGCTGCTCTTTCTCCAGTCTGAGAGCAACAACAAGCCTATTCACATGTACATCAACAGTCCTG GTGGTGTGATTACGGCTGGACTTGCGATCTATGACACTATGCAGTACATCTTAAATCCCATCTCAACTTGGTGCGTGGGTCAGGCTGCCAGTATGGGCAGTCTGCTTCTGGCCGCAGGAACCGCAGGCATGAGGCATTCCCTGCCCAATGCCCGAATCATGGTGCACCAGCCCTCCGGAGGAGCAAGG GGGCAAGCAACAGATATTGCCATCCAGGCTGAGGAGATTCTCAAACTTAAAAGACAGATCAACAACATCTATTGCAAACACACAGGGCAGCTTTTGGAGACTTTAG AGAACGTGATGGAGAGAGACCGCTACATGAGTCCAATGGAAGCGCAGGATTTCGGGATCATCGACAAGGTCCTGGTTCATCCACCACAGGCTGGGCAGGATGAGCCAGAACTTATTCAAAAAGAGCCCACCAGCCCTGCAAGCACCTCCACCTCCCCCCAACCTCAAGCCTTTGAGCCGGGCCAGTCCGGCAGCAACCCTCCCTCCTCATACAAGCCTGAGCCCTGA
- the aldh3b1 gene encoding aldehyde dehydrogenase family 3 member B1 isoform X2, translating into MEGQKQVLERLRGAFRSGVTLPVHFRLTQLEAMMSLFEDNETRIVEAMHEDLAKPKFEAVLSEIEMVVNDLCYTISNLQTWMQPTYVGTNLATKLDDCFVRREPLGVVLIIGAWNYPLQLILLPLIGAIAAGNCAILKPSEISRATEKLLAELIPKYLSQECYAVICGGAEETKTLLENRFDHIFYTGSQSVARCILQAAAVHLTPVTLELGGKCPCLIYGRLDMKAAAKRLVWAKFFNAGQSCVAPDYVLCTAETRDMLLPFMKEALESFYGSEPQQSQDLGRIVTDRHWDRLVELLKKSEGKIVIGGESDKKTKYIAPTVVVDVKESDALMQEEIFGPILPILTIKSLDEGIIFINEREKPLALYAFSDESQVVTTVLERTSSGGFCSNDGIVHMSLVGLPFGGVGASGMGNYHSRWGFETFSHKRGCMLRSWLLERVNVLRYPPYNESNLSWLRWATTAKKKGWAGCSVM; encoded by the exons ATGGAGGGCCAGAAACAGGTGTTGGAGAGGCTGCGGGGTGCTTTCCGCTCAGGTGTGACCCTTCCTGTCCATTTCCGTTTGACTCAGCTGGAGGCCATGATGTCACTGTTTGAAGACAATGAAACCCGGATTGTAGAGGCAATGCATGAAGACCTTGCTAAG CCCAAGTTTGAGGCAGTGCTGTCAGAGATTGAAATGGTGGTGAATGACCTTTGCTACACCATCAGCAACCTGCAAACCTGGATGCAGCCCACTTATGTGGGCACAAACCTG GCAACAAAGTTGGATGACTGTTTTGTACGCAGGGAGCCATTAGGTGTTGTTTTGATTATTGGAGCATGGAACTATCCTCTTCAGCTAATTCTGTTACCTTTGATTGGTGCAATTGCTGCAG GTAACTGTGCTATTCTGAAGCCATCAGAAATAAGTCGAGCAACCGAAAAGCTTCTTGCTGAACTCATTCCTAAGTACCTGTCCCAG GAGTGTTATGCAGTCATTTGTGGTGGAGCAGAAGAGACCAAGACATTGCTGGAGAATAgatttgatcatattttctaCACAG GCTCGCAGTCAGTGGCTCGTTGCATCCTGCAGGCCGCAGCAGTACACCTTACCCCAGTTACTCTGGAGCTGGGTGGAAAGTGCCCCTGTTTGATATATGGCCGGCTAGACATGAAAGCTGCTGCTAAGAGGCTGGTGTGGGCCAAGTTTTTCAATGCAGGGCAGAGTTGTGTGGCTCCAGACTATGTTTTATGCACTGCTGAGACGAGAGACATGCTGTTGCCTTTTATGAAAGAGGCTCTGGAGAGTTTCTATGGATCTGAGCCCCAGCAAAGCCAAGACTTGGGCCGTATTGTGACAGACAGGCACTGGGACCGACTGGTTGAGCTGCTAAAAAAGTCTGAGGGAAAGATAGTGATAGGAGGAGAGAGTGACAAAAAGACCAAGTACATTG CCCCCACTGTGGTCGTGGATGTCAAGGAGTCAGATGCTTTAATGCAGGAGGAGATTTTTGGCCCCATCCTCCCTATTCTCACCATCAAGTCTCTCGATGAAGGAATCATTTTCATCAACGAGAGGGAAAAGCCTCTGGCACTCTATGCCTTCTCTGATGAGTCTCAG GTTGTAACTACAGTTCTTGAGAGGACCAGCAGTGGAGGCTTCTGTTCCAACGATGGAATAGTTCACATGAGCCTCGTTGGATTACCCTTCGGAGGAGTTG GCGCAAGTGGAATGGGCAACTACCACAGTCGCTGGGGCTTTGAGACGTTCAGTCACAAGCGTGGCTGTATGCTGAGGAGTTGGCTGCTGGAGCGCGTCAATGTGCTGCGCTACCCCCCCTATAACGAAAGCAATCTCAGCTGGCTGCGCTGGGCCACCACTGCCAAGAAGAAGGGGTGGGCAGGATGTTCTGTTATGTGA
- the aldh3b1 gene encoding aldehyde dehydrogenase family 3 member B1 isoform X1 — protein sequence MFSTGVLAMEGQKQVLERLRGAFRSGVTLPVHFRLTQLEAMMSLFEDNETRIVEAMHEDLAKPKFEAVLSEIEMVVNDLCYTISNLQTWMQPTYVGTNLATKLDDCFVRREPLGVVLIIGAWNYPLQLILLPLIGAIAAGNCAILKPSEISRATEKLLAELIPKYLSQECYAVICGGAEETKTLLENRFDHIFYTGSQSVARCILQAAAVHLTPVTLELGGKCPCLIYGRLDMKAAAKRLVWAKFFNAGQSCVAPDYVLCTAETRDMLLPFMKEALESFYGSEPQQSQDLGRIVTDRHWDRLVELLKKSEGKIVIGGESDKKTKYIAPTVVVDVKESDALMQEEIFGPILPILTIKSLDEGIIFINEREKPLALYAFSDESQVVTTVLERTSSGGFCSNDGIVHMSLVGLPFGGVGASGMGNYHSRWGFETFSHKRGCMLRSWLLERVNVLRYPPYNESNLSWLRWATTAKKKGWAGCSVM from the exons ATGTTCAGCACAGGTGTTCTCGCTATGGAGGGCCAGAAACAGGTGTTGGAGAGGCTGCGGGGTGCTTTCCGCTCAGGTGTGACCCTTCCTGTCCATTTCCGTTTGACTCAGCTGGAGGCCATGATGTCACTGTTTGAAGACAATGAAACCCGGATTGTAGAGGCAATGCATGAAGACCTTGCTAAG CCCAAGTTTGAGGCAGTGCTGTCAGAGATTGAAATGGTGGTGAATGACCTTTGCTACACCATCAGCAACCTGCAAACCTGGATGCAGCCCACTTATGTGGGCACAAACCTG GCAACAAAGTTGGATGACTGTTTTGTACGCAGGGAGCCATTAGGTGTTGTTTTGATTATTGGAGCATGGAACTATCCTCTTCAGCTAATTCTGTTACCTTTGATTGGTGCAATTGCTGCAG GTAACTGTGCTATTCTGAAGCCATCAGAAATAAGTCGAGCAACCGAAAAGCTTCTTGCTGAACTCATTCCTAAGTACCTGTCCCAG GAGTGTTATGCAGTCATTTGTGGTGGAGCAGAAGAGACCAAGACATTGCTGGAGAATAgatttgatcatattttctaCACAG GCTCGCAGTCAGTGGCTCGTTGCATCCTGCAGGCCGCAGCAGTACACCTTACCCCAGTTACTCTGGAGCTGGGTGGAAAGTGCCCCTGTTTGATATATGGCCGGCTAGACATGAAAGCTGCTGCTAAGAGGCTGGTGTGGGCCAAGTTTTTCAATGCAGGGCAGAGTTGTGTGGCTCCAGACTATGTTTTATGCACTGCTGAGACGAGAGACATGCTGTTGCCTTTTATGAAAGAGGCTCTGGAGAGTTTCTATGGATCTGAGCCCCAGCAAAGCCAAGACTTGGGCCGTATTGTGACAGACAGGCACTGGGACCGACTGGTTGAGCTGCTAAAAAAGTCTGAGGGAAAGATAGTGATAGGAGGAGAGAGTGACAAAAAGACCAAGTACATTG CCCCCACTGTGGTCGTGGATGTCAAGGAGTCAGATGCTTTAATGCAGGAGGAGATTTTTGGCCCCATCCTCCCTATTCTCACCATCAAGTCTCTCGATGAAGGAATCATTTTCATCAACGAGAGGGAAAAGCCTCTGGCACTCTATGCCTTCTCTGATGAGTCTCAG GTTGTAACTACAGTTCTTGAGAGGACCAGCAGTGGAGGCTTCTGTTCCAACGATGGAATAGTTCACATGAGCCTCGTTGGATTACCCTTCGGAGGAGTTG GCGCAAGTGGAATGGGCAACTACCACAGTCGCTGGGGCTTTGAGACGTTCAGTCACAAGCGTGGCTGTATGCTGAGGAGTTGGCTGCTGGAGCGCGTCAATGTGCTGCGCTACCCCCCCTATAACGAAAGCAATCTCAGCTGGCTGCGCTGGGCCACCACTGCCAAGAAGAAGGGGTGGGCAGGATGTTCTGTTATGTGA
- the LOC131537855 gene encoding Ig heavy chain V region 914, translated as MKNIPLLLILFNLNCLQCQKMESIENTVQKKPGETLTLSCRGSGFSFDCCAMHWIRQQAGKPLVWMGLGYSSGSGHKAESFKGRLEISRDDSKSMMYLKLSGLTEEDSAVYFCARESQ; from the exons ATGAAGAATATACCTTTATTGCTAATTTTGTTCAACCTAAACT GCCTACAATGTCAAAAAATGGAGTCCATTGAAAACACAGTTCAGAAAAAGCCTGGAGAAACTCTGACTCTGTCCTGTAGAGGATCTGGGTTCAGCTTTGACTGCTGTGCTATGCACTGGATCAGACAACAAGCTGGAAAACCTCTTGTGTGGATGGGTCTGGGCTACAGTTCTGGAAGTGGGCATAAGGCAGAATCCTTTAAGGGGAGGCTTGAAATCAGCAGAGATGATTCGAAAAGCATGATGTATCTGAAACTGTCTGGACTGACAGAAGAGGACTCCGCTGTGTATTTCTGTGCAAGAGAATCACAGTGA